Proteins from a single region of Chryseobacterium sp. T16E-39:
- a CDS encoding 5-formyltetrahydrofolate cyclo-ligase: MLKAELRKKYMQKRKTLSHDEVFFLSERIFEKFVDFFNPLRNQKVHIFLPIEKFMEIDTQIFVKYFLSHHIRVFVPKVVGQQLISVEIFSDTEFEINSWGILEPLSNKDSGELGFDFVVTPVLYCDHNGNRLGYGKGFYDGFFQNLPEGSKKIGVNYFSPDETIDDIWENDIPLDYLVTPTEVLSFFAGEE; encoded by the coding sequence ATGCTAAAAGCTGAGCTTAGAAAAAAATATATGCAAAAAAGGAAAACCTTGTCTCACGATGAGGTTTTCTTCTTGTCAGAAAGGATTTTTGAAAAATTCGTAGATTTTTTTAATCCATTAAGGAATCAGAAAGTACACATCTTTCTTCCCATCGAAAAATTTATGGAGATTGATACCCAAATTTTTGTTAAGTACTTTTTAAGCCATCATATTCGTGTTTTTGTCCCGAAAGTTGTAGGGCAGCAGCTTATTTCGGTTGAAATATTTTCAGATACTGAATTTGAAATCAATTCCTGGGGGATCTTGGAGCCTCTTTCTAATAAGGATTCAGGAGAGCTGGGGTTTGATTTTGTTGTCACCCCGGTACTGTATTGTGATCATAACGGTAACAGATTAGGGTATGGTAAAGGATTTTACGATGGTTTTTTTCAGAACCTGCCTGAGGGATCAAAAAAAATCGGAGTGAATTATTTCAGCCCCGATGAGACGATCGATGATATCTGGGAAAATGATATCCCTTTAGATTATTTGGTTACACCTACAGAGGTGCTGTCTTTCTTTGCCGGAGAAGAATAA
- a CDS encoding sensor histidine kinase, whose amino-acid sequence MTLRNRFTLISSLSFGIVTIITFAVVFFAYYDSTKISYFERLRNTALISAIYYLEKDELPKSRHAQIKTEYNHLIENKKVAVYNTYNEVTFGQNLNDKNIKALHLKMARNNKMVQFMSGNNFYYGIFYPDNQGDFVVFVKSPNDSFKAQMLRLSIIMLSVLVLGLLTIYFLSRYLSKIVYKPLSNVVDRINNVDYTTISNAITSTNTHDEIEELIKSYNKLFGRISESILLQQNFINYVSHEFKTPLAAISGNLEVFAQKDRTPEEYQKVVKESLENVYEIENILNNLLLMSGLTKLERSHQQVRVDELIWKIYEKLNVKAQENNISIKINLEVNASDLLEFPGNETLLYLALYNIVENAIKYSYNSPIEITLLEKDCQLLIEVKDHGKGISGEDLGKITETFYRGKNVDHVKGSGIGLSLSKSIFDHHHIQMKITSAIDSGTSVLLVFPAK is encoded by the coding sequence ATGACTTTAAGAAACAGGTTTACACTTATTTCAAGCCTTTCGTTTGGCATTGTCACCATCATAACTTTTGCTGTGGTGTTTTTTGCCTATTATGACAGTACAAAGATCTCTTATTTTGAAAGACTGAGGAATACAGCGCTTATTTCCGCAATTTATTATCTGGAAAAAGATGAATTGCCAAAAAGCAGACATGCTCAGATAAAGACAGAATACAATCATTTGATAGAAAATAAGAAGGTAGCGGTATACAATACATACAATGAAGTTACTTTTGGCCAGAATCTTAATGATAAAAATATTAAGGCACTTCATCTGAAAATGGCCAGAAATAATAAGATGGTGCAGTTTATGTCCGGGAATAATTTCTATTATGGAATTTTTTATCCCGACAATCAAGGAGATTTTGTGGTTTTCGTTAAATCTCCCAATGACTCCTTTAAAGCACAGATGCTAAGACTCTCTATTATCATGCTTTCTGTGTTAGTACTCGGATTGCTGACGATCTATTTTCTCAGCAGGTATCTTTCAAAAATTGTTTATAAGCCTCTTTCCAATGTCGTAGATCGGATTAATAATGTAGACTATACGACGATTTCAAATGCTATTACTTCAACAAATACCCATGACGAAATTGAGGAGTTAATCAAGTCTTATAATAAACTGTTTGGAAGAATCTCTGAAAGTATTTTGCTGCAACAGAATTTCATAAATTATGTTTCTCATGAATTTAAGACACCTCTGGCGGCGATTTCGGGGAATCTGGAAGTGTTTGCTCAAAAAGACCGGACTCCGGAAGAGTATCAGAAAGTGGTTAAAGAGTCCCTGGAAAATGTATATGAAATTGAAAATATTCTGAATAATCTCTTACTGATGTCCGGACTTACGAAACTTGAAAGATCTCATCAGCAAGTAAGAGTCGATGAGCTGATCTGGAAGATCTATGAAAAATTGAATGTTAAAGCTCAGGAAAATAATATTTCAATTAAAATCAATCTTGAAGTTAATGCATCGGATCTGTTAGAATTTCCCGGTAATGAAACTTTATTATACCTGGCATTATATAATATTGTAGAAAATGCCATTAAATATTCTTACAATAGTCCCATTGAAATTACCCTTTTGGAGAAAGACTGTCAATTATTGATCGAGGTAAAAGATCATGGTAAAGGTATTTCCGGAGAAGACCTTGGAAAGATTACTGAAACTTTCTATCGCGGTAAAAATGTAGATCATGTAAAAGGAAGTGGGATCGGGCTTTCATTGTCTAAAAGTATTTTTGATCATCATCACATTCAAATGAAAATTACATCAGCTATTGATTCAGGAACCAGTGTCCTGCTTGTATTTCCAGCTAAATAA
- a CDS encoding CPBP family intramembrane glutamic endopeptidase, whose product MSKSFRFFSIFILGFLIYYFFDLFFFKNIQNFSKEHFHSKALAHIIAYSITLIPLIITLKILLPKNNMLDLFSLDKSILKGFIFAFIGTLPMVIGYLIHFKITPKLNFESLFINTVSSAFFEEIIFRAFLIGILFRFTKLGFLGSIILGSLLFAQVHLYQSPNPTELIEIFAITFLGSVFFAWIYFEFEFNIWIAMFVHFFMNLYWEIFNVSENVSGNTFGNLYKLFSLILIVIMIVYYKRTKKQPFSITRKNLL is encoded by the coding sequence ATGAGCAAAAGTTTCCGTTTCTTTTCAATTTTTATTCTAGGATTTCTTATCTACTATTTTTTTGACTTGTTCTTTTTTAAAAACATCCAGAATTTCTCAAAAGAACATTTCCACAGTAAGGCTTTGGCACACATCATTGCCTACTCTATCACTTTAATACCCTTAATTATTACTTTAAAAATTTTATTGCCTAAAAACAATATGTTAGATCTGTTCTCTTTAGACAAATCCATTCTAAAAGGTTTTATTTTTGCTTTCATAGGAACATTGCCTATGGTTATAGGATATTTGATCCATTTCAAGATCACCCCTAAGCTAAACTTTGAATCTTTATTTATCAATACGGTTTCATCTGCTTTTTTTGAAGAGATTATATTCAGGGCCTTTCTTATAGGAATATTATTCAGATTCACAAAACTGGGTTTCCTGGGATCCATAATACTGGGATCTTTATTGTTTGCTCAGGTGCATTTATATCAAAGCCCAAACCCAACAGAACTTATCGAAATATTTGCAATTACTTTTCTTGGTTCCGTATTTTTCGCATGGATCTATTTCGAGTTTGAGTTCAATATCTGGATAGCCATGTTTGTACATTTCTTTATGAATCTGTATTGGGAAATTTTCAATGTCTCGGAAAATGTTTCGGGAAATACATTTGGGAACCTATATAAACTCTTCTCTCTCATCCTGATCGTAATTATGATTGTGTATTATAAAAGAACCAAAAAGCAACCATTCAGCATCACCAGAAAAAACCTTTTATAA
- a CDS encoding LytR/AlgR family response regulator transcription factor: MFSFASHPYPKSESLKEILVSSFGAGFLVYLFLVIFQPFGTENFQDPYKYLLLFPYSIIFGFSFFVLNLSTTHFKEWYISSELLKVILVLVLGSVLSYFYNSLFISHVRLSFGNYFYMLLYSLALGVPISTIYILSRYIYLKRIHENTAEKISQQLVSHSIDSQKRLLNISTANTKLSIAEQDFLCAQSMENYCTLYILEDKGVKKLLLRTSLSQLLQQIETDSIKKCHRSYIVNLKKVEHLKGNAQGYKLILSEIDFEIPVSRTFISLIIPKLQQTGI; this comes from the coding sequence ATGTTTTCTTTTGCATCACACCCATATCCAAAATCTGAATCCCTGAAAGAAATTCTGGTTTCCTCATTTGGGGCCGGATTTTTAGTATATCTGTTTCTGGTCATATTTCAACCGTTTGGAACAGAAAATTTTCAGGATCCTTATAAGTATCTTCTGCTCTTTCCCTACTCTATTATTTTTGGATTTTCCTTTTTTGTTTTAAATCTTTCAACCACTCACTTTAAGGAGTGGTATATCAGTTCGGAGCTGTTGAAAGTAATTCTTGTTTTAGTGCTAGGCTCTGTACTTTCCTATTTTTATAATTCATTATTTATAAGCCATGTAAGGCTTAGTTTTGGGAACTATTTCTATATGCTTCTTTATTCACTGGCTTTGGGAGTGCCTATTTCAACAATTTATATTTTATCAAGATATATTTACTTAAAAAGAATCCATGAGAATACGGCAGAAAAAATTTCACAGCAATTAGTCAGCCATTCAATTGATTCCCAAAAACGGCTTTTAAATATTTCCACTGCCAACACAAAGCTGTCCATTGCCGAACAGGACTTTTTATGCGCACAGTCCATGGAAAACTACTGTACATTGTATATTTTGGAAGATAAAGGAGTAAAAAAACTATTATTACGGACCAGTTTATCTCAGTTACTTCAACAAATTGAAACTGATTCCATAAAAAAATGTCACCGTTCATATATCGTCAACCTGAAAAAAGTTGAGCATCTTAAAGGAAATGCTCAGGGCTACAAATTAATTCTGTCCGAAATTGATTTTGAAATTCCGGTTTCCAGAACTTTTATTTCGTTAATTATCCCAAAATTACAGCAAACTGGAATCTAA
- a CDS encoding TrmH family RNA methyltransferase — translation MLIESFQNDKIKNITKLLTDNRFRKKSKVFVVEGQQENERAQKFDFEPIEFFICENIFKGEAPSTGKIHYVSNKVYEKIAYRGSSEGIIGIYKAREFELSSFKPKENATIIIVEGIEKPGNLGAILRSCEAFGIDALIVTDTKADFYNPNVIRSSVGCLFGMEVFQAENKETLEFLENNQFGIYTTIMDESAEDLYKRDLSQKSAILFGTEHSGLSDFWNGKGKNTLIPMVGSIDSLNLSNAVAITCYESLRQKKQ, via the coding sequence ATGCTAATAGAAAGTTTTCAGAACGACAAAATAAAGAATATCACCAAGCTTCTCACCGACAATAGATTTCGCAAAAAATCTAAGGTTTTTGTAGTGGAAGGACAACAGGAAAATGAGCGGGCACAAAAATTTGATTTTGAACCGATAGAATTCTTTATTTGTGAAAATATCTTTAAAGGAGAGGCTCCCTCTACTGGGAAGATACATTATGTAAGCAATAAAGTATACGAAAAGATAGCGTACCGCGGAAGTTCGGAAGGTATTATAGGAATCTATAAAGCAAGGGAATTTGAACTATCCTCATTTAAACCAAAAGAAAATGCTACAATCATTATCGTTGAAGGTATTGAAAAACCAGGAAATCTAGGAGCTATTTTAAGAAGTTGTGAAGCCTTTGGTATTGATGCATTGATTGTCACTGATACAAAAGCTGATTTCTATAATCCAAATGTTATACGTTCAAGTGTGGGATGTCTTTTCGGAATGGAAGTATTTCAAGCAGAGAATAAAGAAACACTTGAGTTTCTTGAAAATAATCAATTTGGTATTTACACCACCATTATGGATGAGAGCGCTGAAGACCTTTATAAAAGAGATTTATCTCAGAAATCGGCTATATTGTTTGGAACAGAACATTCAGGCTTAAGTGATTTCTGGAACGGAAAAGGGAAAAACACATTAATTCCTATGGTTGGAAGTATCGACTCCCTTAATCTCAGTAATGCGGTTGCTATTACCTGCTATGAATCTTTAAGACAAAAGAAACAATAA
- a CDS encoding response regulator transcription factor, translated as MNILLVEDDERISKFLIKGLGEAGYQMVLAESGEKARELINTYDFDIILMDIMLPGLDGMQLTQIIRFKKNYTPILVISALNSPDDKIKMLDLGADDYLSKPFHFEELISRIKALTRRNKLSYQEESQILSCGSLTIDTNLHKVIQNNKDIDLSPTEYKLLVFLLENKNKVLSRTQILNNVWGINFDNTTNVVDVYISYVRNKIDETEQKIIHTIKGTGYLIKD; from the coding sequence ATGAACATTTTGTTAGTAGAAGATGATGAACGAATCAGTAAGTTTCTTATAAAAGGTCTTGGTGAAGCCGGGTATCAAATGGTTTTGGCAGAATCTGGTGAAAAGGCACGGGAACTTATTAATACGTATGATTTTGATATTATTTTAATGGATATTATGCTGCCCGGATTGGATGGAATGCAACTGACACAAATTATAAGATTCAAGAAAAACTATACTCCCATATTGGTTATTAGTGCTTTAAATAGTCCGGATGACAAAATAAAAATGCTCGATCTCGGGGCTGATGATTATTTATCGAAACCGTTCCACTTTGAAGAGCTGATCTCAAGAATTAAAGCTTTAACAAGAAGAAATAAACTAAGTTATCAGGAAGAATCCCAAATACTCAGCTGTGGTAGTCTTACCATAGATACCAATCTCCATAAAGTGATCCAGAATAATAAAGACATAGATCTTTCACCTACAGAATACAAACTTTTGGTCTTTCTGTTAGAGAATAAAAATAAAGTGTTGAGCAGGACACAGATCCTAAATAATGTCTGGGGGATTAATTTTGATAATACAACAAATGTTGTGGATGTATACATTTCTTATGTCCGAAATAAAATTGATGAAACAGAACAGAAAATTATTCATACCATCAAGGGGACAGGGTATCTGATTAAAGATTAA
- a CDS encoding rhodanese-related sulfurtransferase, translating into MQLYNTLSAEERAQLIDEAGKERLTLSFYAYAKIEDPKKFRDELFIAWNALDALGRIYVAHEGINAQMSVPADQFENFRDTLEVYDFMKGIRLNVAVDQDNHSFLKLTIKVRHKIVADGLNDDSFDVTNKGIHLKAKEFNNLLEDPNTIVVDFRNHYESEVGHFEGAITPDVENFRESLPIINEQLQDFKEDKNLLMYCTGGIRCEKASAYFKHQGFKNVYQLEGGIIEYTRQIKEEGIESKFIGKNFVFDHRLGERITEDIISQCHQCGKPCDNHTNCSNDACHLLFIQCDECKAAMENCCSTECLETIHLPLAEQLQLRKGLQVGNKVFRKGKSDALKFKNSGDLSDKPLAKAETKDIRKKIAVKKVLIGKGEHYYSKSKIGQFLIENKELSIGDRVLISGPTTGEQEFTITQIYANGNACEIAKKGDQVTFEIPFRIRLSDKLYRIIEASEKV; encoded by the coding sequence ATGCAACTGTATAACACCTTAAGCGCAGAAGAAAGAGCTCAACTTATTGATGAAGCTGGTAAGGAACGTCTTACATTGTCTTTCTATGCGTATGCCAAAATTGAAGATCCCAAAAAATTTCGCGATGAATTATTTATAGCCTGGAATGCATTAGATGCCCTTGGCCGTATATATGTTGCACATGAAGGAATTAATGCTCAGATGAGTGTGCCTGCGGATCAATTTGAAAATTTTCGCGATACGCTAGAGGTTTACGATTTTATGAAGGGAATCCGTTTAAATGTAGCTGTTGATCAGGATAATCACTCTTTTTTAAAATTAACCATAAAAGTAAGACATAAAATTGTTGCTGATGGTTTGAATGATGATTCTTTTGATGTTACCAATAAAGGAATTCACCTAAAAGCGAAAGAGTTTAATAATTTACTTGAAGATCCAAATACGATTGTAGTGGACTTTAGAAATCACTATGAAAGTGAAGTAGGACATTTTGAAGGGGCTATTACTCCTGATGTGGAAAATTTCAGAGAAAGTTTACCTATTATAAATGAACAGTTACAGGATTTTAAAGAAGATAAAAATCTTTTAATGTACTGTACGGGTGGAATTCGTTGTGAAAAGGCCAGCGCATATTTCAAGCATCAAGGCTTTAAAAATGTTTATCAACTGGAAGGAGGGATTATTGAATATACCCGTCAGATAAAAGAAGAAGGTATAGAAAGTAAGTTTATTGGTAAAAACTTTGTTTTTGATCACCGTTTAGGTGAAAGGATTACTGAAGATATTATTTCACAGTGCCATCAATGCGGAAAACCTTGTGATAATCATACGAATTGTTCTAATGATGCTTGCCACTTGTTGTTTATTCAATGCGATGAGTGTAAGGCTGCAATGGAAAACTGTTGTTCTACTGAATGTTTGGAAACAATACATTTACCTTTAGCTGAACAGTTGCAATTAAGAAAAGGATTACAGGTTGGAAATAAGGTTTTTAGAAAAGGAAAATCCGATGCTTTGAAATTTAAAAATTCTGGAGACCTATCCGATAAACCATTAGCAAAAGCCGAAACAAAAGATATCCGTAAGAAAATAGCTGTCAAAAAAGTATTGATTGGAAAAGGTGAGCATTACTATTCGAAATCAAAGATTGGACAGTTTTTAATTGAGAATAAGGAGCTGTCAATAGGGGATAGGGTTTTAATCTCTGGTCCAACAACTGGAGAACAGGAATTTACAATTACTCAGATTTATGCAAATGGAAACGCTTGTGAAATTGCGAAGAAAGGGGATCAGGTTACTTTTGAAATTCCGTTTAGAATTCGTTTATCGGATAAATTATATCGGATTATAGAAGCTTCTGAAAAAGTATAA
- the rmuC gene encoding DNA recombination protein RmuC, whose protein sequence is MEMTYLIIGFIAGGILGAIILYFILKSSMVSRTSYDEINSLYIRKNSDVENANQKIIDLQKVVNEEKEFNQHQSDLLNDLKNEYAKISAEHSAITNQFNEQKQISIKQTSQIESLLNEKQNIFARNSELSAVNESLQKSLETQKEEIVKIQEDSKNQFENLANKILEEKAEKFTTLNQNNLKTILEPFQEKITDLKNRVNEAYEKENKERFSLAEKVKELAELNQQISEDAKKLTRALKGESKTQGNWGEMILESILEKSGLVKGREYFLEHELRDEDNKALFSEFSGKKMRPDAVVKYPDERNVIVDSKVSLTAFTELVDETDPEIYTIKLNQHLSSVKNHISQLSQKAYDDYGKSLDFVMMFIPSEPAYIAAMQADQNLWNFAYDKRILLLNPSNLITSLKLIADLWKREYQNRNSMEIADRGARLYDKFVGFVDNLEKVGKNLDQAKNVFNDAYKQLSTGNDNLINQTQKLKSLGIKNKKELPQSLIDTSTIIEPEN, encoded by the coding sequence ATGGAGATGACATATTTAATCATAGGTTTTATAGCAGGTGGTATTCTGGGTGCTATTATTTTATATTTTATCTTGAAATCATCAATGGTTTCAAGAACTTCTTATGATGAAATCAACAGCTTATATATAAGAAAGAACTCCGATGTGGAGAACGCCAATCAAAAAATCATAGACCTACAAAAAGTTGTCAATGAGGAAAAAGAGTTCAATCAGCATCAGTCTGATCTGCTGAACGATCTAAAAAATGAATATGCTAAAATTTCTGCGGAACATTCAGCAATAACCAATCAGTTCAATGAACAGAAACAAATCAGCATTAAACAGACTTCTCAAATTGAAAGTCTTTTAAACGAAAAACAAAATATCTTCGCCCGAAATTCTGAACTTTCAGCAGTGAATGAGAGCTTACAAAAATCTCTCGAGACCCAAAAAGAAGAAATCGTTAAGATACAGGAAGATTCAAAAAATCAATTTGAAAATTTAGCCAATAAAATTCTGGAGGAAAAAGCTGAAAAATTTACAACACTCAATCAAAATAATCTTAAAACCATCCTTGAACCTTTCCAGGAAAAAATTACAGATTTAAAAAATAGAGTTAACGAAGCTTATGAGAAAGAAAACAAAGAACGCTTCTCTTTAGCTGAAAAGGTAAAAGAGCTTGCAGAATTAAATCAGCAAATCTCTGAAGATGCTAAAAAACTGACCCGCGCCTTAAAAGGGGAAAGTAAAACTCAGGGGAATTGGGGAGAGATGATCCTGGAAAGTATTCTTGAAAAATCAGGATTGGTAAAAGGACGGGAATATTTTCTCGAACATGAGCTTCGTGATGAAGATAACAAAGCACTATTTTCAGAATTTTCCGGAAAAAAGATGCGTCCCGATGCTGTTGTCAAATATCCTGATGAAAGAAATGTGATCGTAGACTCCAAAGTTTCTTTAACGGCCTTTACTGAATTGGTAGACGAAACTGATCCCGAAATTTATACGATAAAACTGAATCAGCATTTATCTTCGGTAAAAAACCACATTAGCCAACTCAGTCAGAAAGCATATGACGACTATGGCAAATCTTTGGATTTCGTCATGATGTTTATCCCAAGTGAACCGGCTTATATTGCTGCGATGCAGGCAGATCAGAATCTTTGGAATTTTGCATATGATAAGAGAATCCTTCTTTTAAACCCAAGTAATCTAATTACTTCTCTGAAATTAATCGCTGATCTGTGGAAACGCGAATACCAGAATAGAAACTCTATGGAAATTGCGGATCGCGGTGCCAGATTATATGATAAATTTGTAGGTTTTGTAGATAACCTCGAAAAAGTAGGTAAGAATCTGGATCAGGCAAAAAATGTCTTCAATGATGCTTACAAGCAGCTATCAACAGGAAATGACAACCTGATCAACCAGACTCAGAAGCTGAAATCTCTCGGGATCAAAAACAAAAAAGAACTTCCGCAAAGTCTTATAGACACCAGTACTATTATAGAACCCGAAAATTAA
- a CDS encoding efflux RND transporter periplasmic adaptor subunit — MNTTKYIAAIYLSALFAFTGCSEKKDNQDTEPQKYCISKELKKDLKLAKVEMRSVEESITLTGEVESNSDKTVPFVSLVDGVVTDTYFSLGDYVKKGQVLASIKSVSLNEMQDDTQTLQAQLAVAKRKLSSVEAMYKDDIASQKDLQEAKSEVQIIQSNIAKTRKNMQLYSAGSNNLQVKAPADGYVIAKNISTGMPVTAGGEQLFTISNLDKVWVMANVYATNMRHVYVNQPVVVKTLAYPDDSFSGKINVISQVFNENERVLKAKIIMDNNNMKLRPGMSADIVLPINSQNKTALAIPAKALIFDNNQSYVVVYKKDCALEVRAVTEVASNSQYIYVEGDLKQGENVVASNGLLIYENMKNQSNNSTK, encoded by the coding sequence ATGAATACTACAAAATATATAGCAGCAATTTATCTCTCAGCACTTTTTGCATTCACTGGTTGCTCTGAAAAAAAGGACAATCAAGATACTGAGCCCCAAAAGTATTGTATTAGTAAAGAATTAAAAAAAGATTTAAAGCTTGCCAAGGTGGAAATGCGCTCTGTAGAAGAGAGTATTACGCTAACGGGGGAAGTGGAAAGTAATTCTGATAAAACCGTTCCTTTTGTAAGCTTAGTGGATGGGGTAGTTACAGATACTTATTTTTCTTTGGGTGATTATGTGAAAAAAGGGCAGGTGCTGGCAAGTATAAAAAGTGTTTCATTGAATGAAATGCAGGATGATACACAGACTTTGCAGGCGCAACTGGCCGTAGCAAAAAGAAAGCTGTCATCTGTTGAAGCAATGTATAAAGATGATATTGCATCTCAGAAAGATTTGCAGGAAGCAAAATCTGAAGTACAGATCATACAGTCCAATATCGCCAAGACCAGGAAAAATATGCAGCTGTATTCTGCGGGCAGTAATAATTTGCAGGTCAAGGCTCCGGCAGACGGTTATGTGATCGCTAAGAATATTTCGACAGGAATGCCTGTTACTGCTGGGGGAGAACAGCTTTTTACCATTTCCAATCTCGATAAGGTTTGGGTAATGGCTAATGTGTATGCTACGAATATGCGACATGTATACGTTAATCAGCCGGTTGTTGTAAAAACTCTGGCATACCCTGATGATAGCTTTTCAGGTAAAATTAATGTGATATCCCAGGTCTTCAATGAGAATGAGAGGGTTTTGAAAGCTAAGATTATCATGGACAATAATAATATGAAACTCAGACCCGGCATGTCTGCAGATATTGTTCTTCCGATCAATTCGCAAAATAAAACAGCATTGGCAATTCCTGCTAAAGCTTTAATATTTGATAACAACCAAAGCTATGTAGTAGTTTATAAAAAAGACTGCGCCCTTGAGGTAAGAGCGGTTACTGAAGTGGCATCAAACAGTCAGTATATTTATGTGGAAGGAGACCTGAAGCAAGGAGAAAATGTGGTTGCATCCAATGGATTGCTTATCTACGAAAACATGAAAAACCAATCCAATAATTCTACCAAGTAA
- a CDS encoding TolC family protein codes for MKKIIFTLFYIHFFGFFSAQIVDTLQIGRKEAEALFLTNNLDIIAQKLEISQAEARVVQAKFWPNPKLSISEVNLWRTYDIEQQPALIGNWGKNTQFSAEIEQVIQTAGKRRKNIELQKIEVEGERYELQEVLRELKKLLRNTLTEMIYNQEQQKLYQNQISSIEKLTKSYQNQLNLGNISKSEYVRLKAQEIEFKKKLISLQQDILEQQVELKALLILPAKSYLIIKDPLVMPERQLSELELPKWMDMAKENRPDILITKNKEKYAQKNLELQNALKTPDLAFSVGYDRGGNIMKDFVGVGVSFDLPIFDRNKGNIQEAKLEISKSNFETRKNILKSENEIVSVFQNYIRTQQISQELDGSYETTLDGLLTSHEKNFRLRNISMLEYMDFLDTYIGNKMIILDTKKELNQYYENLQYVVGQDL; via the coding sequence TTGAAGAAGATTATTTTTACATTATTTTATATTCACTTTTTCGGATTCTTTTCTGCTCAGATTGTTGATACATTACAAATTGGAAGAAAAGAAGCAGAAGCATTATTCCTTACCAACAATCTTGATATAATTGCCCAGAAATTAGAAATTTCCCAGGCAGAGGCCCGTGTGGTTCAGGCAAAGTTTTGGCCTAATCCCAAATTAAGCATCAGTGAAGTCAATTTATGGCGGACATATGATATTGAGCAGCAGCCTGCGTTAATTGGAAATTGGGGGAAGAATACTCAGTTTTCCGCTGAAATAGAACAGGTAATTCAGACTGCAGGAAAAAGAAGGAAGAATATTGAACTTCAGAAAATTGAAGTAGAAGGTGAAAGGTACGAACTGCAGGAAGTATTGCGTGAACTTAAAAAGTTATTGCGCAATACACTCACTGAGATGATATACAATCAGGAACAACAAAAACTGTATCAAAATCAGATATCTTCCATTGAGAAACTTACCAAATCTTATCAGAACCAATTAAATCTTGGCAATATCAGCAAATCCGAATATGTTCGTTTGAAAGCCCAGGAAATAGAGTTTAAAAAGAAATTAATTTCATTGCAACAGGATATTCTTGAGCAGCAGGTTGAACTGAAAGCGTTGTTGATTCTTCCGGCTAAATCTTATCTTATTATTAAGGACCCGTTAGTAATGCCGGAAAGACAGCTTTCAGAACTGGAGTTGCCGAAATGGATGGATATGGCCAAGGAAAATCGCCCTGATATTTTAATCACTAAAAATAAAGAGAAATATGCGCAGAAAAATCTGGAGCTGCAGAATGCATTAAAAACTCCGGACCTGGCATTTTCTGTGGGATATGACCGTGGAGGTAATATAATGAAAGACTTTGTTGGAGTGGGGGTGTCATTTGACTTACCCATCTTCGATAGGAATAAAGGGAATATCCAGGAAGCTAAACTCGAAATTTCTAAATCCAACTTTGAAACCCGCAAAAATATTCTAAAATCAGAAAATGAGATTGTTTCCGTATTTCAGAATTACATAAGAACGCAACAGATTTCTCAGGAGCTTGATGGCTCCTATGAAACGACCCTGGATGGGCTATTGACCAGTCATGAAAAGAATTTCAGATTGAGAAATATCAGCATGTTAGAATATATGGACTTTCTGGATACTTATATAGGAAACAAAATGATCATCCTGGATACGAAAAAAGAACTTAATCAATATTATGAAAACCTGCAGTATGTTGTAGGACAAGATTTATAA